The following are from one region of the Oncorhynchus tshawytscha isolate Ot180627B linkage group LG24, Otsh_v2.0, whole genome shotgun sequence genome:
- the LOC112223475 gene encoding myoferlin isoform X4 → MLRVVVESAKGLPKSKLGSTPDPIANIIFKDEKKKTKTIDSEVNPVWNEVLEFDLKGSVLDSSSYIDVIVKDYETIGKDKFLGSAKISLKDLATGQVKSFPCKDLALVNEKGQATGATVSLVIHYDPPANATPNPNDPQAGDAAGDSGRGEEGDEDIPDAGQSPSAPGQPGNPNQRLVKKNRKLNRPLANKPQDFQIRVRILEGRQLPGNNIKPVVKVNVCGQTHRTRIKRGNNPFFDEMFFYNVNMLPSDLFDQYVSIRVYDSFSLRADSLMGEFKVDVGFIYDEPAHSVMRKWLLLNDPDESSSGARGYLKVSMFIVGAGDESQVEKRDINDDQDDIESNLLLPAGVTLRWVTLSLKVFRAEDIPQMDDAFIQSLKGMFGVDGDKKNLVDPFVEAHFAGKRLCTQVIEKNANPEWNQMLNLQVKFPSMCERIKLTVFDWDRLTRNDSIGTIYLNLAKIASSGGEVQDKHAGYGFSPSLEGKTGESEVGFLPAFGPCYINLYGSPREFTGLPDPYEELNYGKGEGVAYRGRILVELSTKLEGKADKTVEEIPSDDILVAQKYQRRRKYCLCVVFHSASMLQEPGEPIQFEVSIGNYGNKLDTTCKPLASTTQYSCAVFDGNHYYYLPWANAKPVVVITSFWEDISHRLDAVNIILYIAERLQSNITAMKLAILAKVPENRLAEIWLRLVNQVIEDLSSLKVPELEGHSNLTSLDIQMKKLRDSTLQTIMEGAKSMREEATEIKDTLGDIEGWLDKLKQLAEEPQNSMPDVIIWMLRGEKRVAYSRIPAYQLLYSTYSEQACGQFCGRTRNVFMQYPMDKNKGLKVPVQIRVNMWLGLSADEKKFNNFSEGTFSVFAELYENQAYMLGKWGTTGLGLRYKCSDVTGKLKLKQENFIPPRGWEWEGDWFIDPEKGLLTEADAGHTEFMDEVFQNETRFPGGEWKPATEPYTDVNGEKTHTPEEIECPAGWSWGDEWTVDENRAVDEKGWEYGITIPPDDKPKSWVPAEKMYHVHRRRRVIRPRKRTSAAGTTTEKRDQGDPEGWEFSSLIGWKFHRQERSADTIRRRRWRRKMAPAGRLGASAIFKLEGALGVDVDEKKKDEVDASKLFGANTPTVSCSFDSSHLYHLRVYVYQARNLIAMDKDSFSDPYAHVSFLHMSKTTETIKATLNPTWDQTLIFQDVEIYGDPQKIAQYPPDVVLEFYDKDQVGKDELLGRSVCVPLVKLNPGMDQTPKLLWSPIIQKDQQAGEVLVAAELILKDKGNETDLPLVPPKRAENLYMVPQGIRPVVQLMAIEILAWGLRNMKPYQLATVASPSLVVECGGEMVQSAVIKNMKKCPNFPGSVLFLKVLLPKEEMYTPPIVLKVIDHRPFGRKPVVGQCTIDTLEEFRCDPYVIQKSSMSSKMALMAAFPHDTRIDMEDRRPLLEAQEKETVDWWSKFYASIGDHEKCRPYLQKGYDTLKVYDKELENVPEFKQLTDFCNTFKLQRGKNEDEEDDPSVVGEFKGSFKVYPLSDDPGVAPPPRQFRELPESVPQECLVRIYVVRGIDLQPKDNNGQCDPYIKISLGKKSIEDRDNYLPNTTNPVFGRMFEMSCFLPQDKDLKISVYDYDLLTRDEKVGETVIDLENRFLSRFGSYCGLPQTYCISGINQWRDHLKPSQILQNLARLKGVPPPRLEDDGKALSFNGTQYTLAQFEANKEIHQHLGPADERISLHVLRTHGLVPEHVETRTLFSSFQPQLSQGCLQMWVDVFPKNMGLPGPPFDIVPRKAKKYFLRAVVWNTSDVILDETSITGERMSDIYVKGWMPGMEEDKQKTDVHYRSLDGDGNFNWRFVFGFEYLPAEQLCLVSKKEHFWSLDKTEFRIPPKLIVQIWDNDKFSLDDYLGTVELDLRKLTPPAKVSKTCNLSMMEEVMDARPPKSDLANSLFAQKSVRGWWPCVTEQDGKKVLGGKVEMTLEIVSEKEVDEKPAGKGRDEPNMNPKLDFPKRPDTSFFWFTNPCKTMKFIVWRRFKWLFIGLILLILVLLFVGILLYSLPNYISMKIVKPFK, encoded by the exons GTTTCTCGGCTCTGCAAAAATCTCACTGAAAGACCTTGCAACTGGTCAAGTCAAATCCTTTCCATGTAAAGATCTGGCTCTTGTCAATGAAAAGGGACAGGCTACTGGG GCCACGGTGAGCCTTGTTATTCATTATGATCCTCCAGCCAATGCCACCCCAAATCCAAATGACCCACAGGCAGGAGATGCTGCAGGGGATTCTG GTAGaggtgaagagggggatgaggacaTCCCTGATGCAGGACAGAGTCCCTCTGCTCCTGGTCAGCCTGGGAACCCTAACCAAAGACTGGTCAAGAAAAACAGGAAATTGAACCGTCCCCTGGCCAATAAACCTCAGGACTTTCAG ATCCGTGTCAGGATATTAGAGGGACGACAGCTCCCTGGGAATAACATCAAACCTGTTGTGAAGGTGAATGTTTGTGGACAGACTCACAGAACAAGGATCAAGCGGGGAAACAATCCCTTCTTTGATGAG ATGTTCTTTTACAACGTCAACATGTTACCATCGGACCTATTTGATCAATATGTCAGCATTCGG GTGTACGACTCCTTCTCTCTGAGAGCTGACAGTCTCATGGGGGAGTTCAAG GTTGATGTTGGCTTCATCTATGATGAACCAG CTCACTCTGTAATGAGGAAGTGGCTCCTCCTGAATGACCCTGATGAATCCAGTTCGGGCGCCAGAGGATACCTTAAAGTCAGCATGTTCATCGTTGGGGCGGGAGACGAATCACAG GTAGAGAAGAGGGACATTAATGATGACCAGGATGACATAGAGAGTAACCTGCTGCTGCCAGCAGGGGTTACACTGCGATGGGTCACCCTGTCTCTCAAAGTGTTCCGGGCCGAGGACATTCCCCAGA TGGATGATGCCTTTATCCAGTCATTGAAGGGGATGTTTGGAGTGGATGGGGACAAGAAGAATCTAGTGGATCCTTTTGTCGAGGCTCACTTCGCTGGCAAAAGG CTGTGCACCCAAGTCATTGAGAAGAATGCCAACCCAGAATGGAACCAAATGCTGAATCTTCAGGTCaag TTCCCCTCCATGTGTGAACGAATCAAACTGACCGTCTTTGATTG GGATCGCCTGACGAGGAATGACTCGATTGGCACCATATACTTGAATCTGGCCAAAATAGCATCCTCTGGTGGCGAAGTTCAAG ACAAACATGCGGGATATGGGTTCTCGCCATCACTTGAAG GGAAGACTGGGGAGTCTGAGGTGGGTTTCCTGCCAGCCTTTGGGCCTTGCTATATCAACCTGTATGGGAGTCCCAGAGAGTTCACTGGGCTTCCTGACCCCTACGAAGAGCTCAACTATGGCAAA GGTGAAGGGGTGGCCTATCGAGGAAGAATCCTGGTTGAGCTGTCGACTAAACTGGAAGGCAAGGCTGACAAGACTGTAGAAGAGATCCCTAGTGATGACATCTTGGTGGCCCAG AAATACCAGCGCAGGAGGAAgtactgtttgtgtgtagtgttccATAGTGCCAGCATGCTTCAGGAACCTGGCGAACCAATCCAGTTTGAGGTCAGCATTGGCAACTATGGCAACAAGCTGGACACTACCTGTAAACCCCTGGCCTCCACTACCCAGTACAGCTGTGCTGTGTTTGATG GTAACCACTACTATTACCTGCCCTGGGCTAATGCCAAACCAGTGGTTGTCATTACATCATTCTGGGAGGACATCAGTCACCGTTTGGATGCAGTCAACATCATTCTGTACATAGCTGAACGTCTG CAATCTAACATCACTGCGATGAAGTTGGCCATCTTGGCTAAAGTCCCCGAAAACCGTCTGGCTGAGATCTGGCTGAGGCTGGTAAATCAGGTGATCGAGGACCTCAGCAG TTTGAAAGTGCCAGAGCTGGAGGGCCACTCAAACCTGACCTCCCTGGACATCCAGATGAAGAAGCTACGTGACAGCACCCTGCAGACCATCATGGAGGGGGCCAAGAGCATGAGAGAGGAGGCGACTGAGATCAAGGATACCCTGGGGGACATTGAGGGCTGGCTGGACAAACTGAAGCAGCTCGCTGAGGAG CCCCAGAACAGCATGCCTGACGTGATCATCTGGATGctgaggggggagaagagagtggCGTACAGCCGCATCCCAGCCTACCAGCTGCTCTACTCCACCTACAGCGAACAGGCCTGTGGACAGTTCTGTGGCAGGACCAGGAATGTCTTCATGCAGTACCCTATGGATAAAAACAAGGGTCTGAAGGTTCCAGTCCAGATCAGAGTCAACATGTGGCTGGGCCTGTCTGCAGACGAGAAAAAGTTCAACAATTTCTCAGAAGGGACGTTCAGTGTGTTTGCTGAATTG TATGAGAATCAGGCCTACATGCTGGGGAAGTGGGGAACTACCGGTCTGGGTTTACGCTACAAATGCTCTGATGTGACTGGCAAGCTGAAGCTGAAACAAGAGAACTTCATTCCCCCGCGAGgctgggagtgggagggagactgGTTCATAGACCCAGAGAAGGG TCTGTTGACAGAGGCAGATGCGGGACACACTGAGTTCATGGATGAAGTCTTCCAGAATGAGACTCGCTTCCCCGGGGGAGAGTGGAAGCCTGCCACTGAGCCCTACACTGACGTG AATGGGGAGAAGACCCACACACCAGAGGAAATTGAGTGTCCTGCAGGCTGGAGCTGGGGGGATGAGTGGACCGTAGATGAAAACAGGGCTGTGGACGAGAAAG GCTGGGAGTATGGAATCACCATCCCTCCAGATGACAAACCCAAGTCTTGGGTGCCAGCAGAGAAGATGTACCACGTCCACCGACGGAGGAGAGTGATCAGGCCCAGGAAGAGAACATCAGCTGCTGGTACAACCACTGAG AAACGAGACCAAGGAGACCCAGAAGGCTGGGAGTTCTCCTCTCTGATTGGCTGGAAGTTCCACAGGCAGGAGCGTTCTGCCGACACGATCCGACGCAGACGTTGGAGGAGGAAAATGGCCCCTGCTGGCCGCCTGGGGGCATCCGCCATATTCAAACTGGAGGGGGCGCTG GGGGTTGATGTagatgagaaaaaaaaagatgAGGTTGATGCCTCCAAGCTCTTTGGTGCCAATACTCCTACTGTGTCCTGTTCGTTTGACA GCTCACACCTCTACCACCTTCGCGTCTACGTTTACCAGGCCAGGAACCTTATTGCCATGGACAAAGACAGCTTCTCGG ATCCATATGCCCATGTGTCCTTCCTGCACATGAGTAAAACCACAGAGACCATAAAAGCTACCCTGAACCCCACGTGGGACCAGACCCTGATCTTCCAGGATGTGGAGATCTACGGGGACCCGCAGAAAATCGCCCAGTATCCCCCTGACGTGGTGCTGGAGTTCTATGACAAGGACCAGGTG GGGAAAGATGAGCTATTGGGCCGGAGCGTGTGTGTCCCCCTGGTGAAACTGAACCCCGGCATGGACCAGACCCCCAAACTGCTGTGGTCCCCCATCATACAGAAGGACCAGCAGGCTGGAGAGGTGCTGGTGGCTGCTGAGCTCATCCTGAAGGATAAG gGTAACGAGACGGACCTCCCTCTGGTCCCTCCCAAGAGGGCGGAGAATCTGTACATGGTGCCTCAGGGGATACGGCCTGTGGTGCAGCTCATGGCTATTGAG atTCTGGCCTGGGGGTTGCGCAACATGAAGCCCTACCAGTTGGCCACTGTGGCCTCCCCTAGCCTTGTGGTAGAGTGTGGAGGGGAGATGGTCCAGTCTGCTGTCATCAAGAACATGAAGAAGTGCCCCAACTTTCCTGGATCTGTCCTCTTCCTTAAAGTG CTTCTTCCCAAAGAGGAGATGTACACCCCTCCCATCGTGCTGAAGGTGATCGACCACAGGCCATTTGGCAGGAAGCCAGTGGTTGGACAGTGTACCATAGACACTCTGGAGGAGTTTCGCTGTGACCCCTACGTCATCCAGAAGTCATCCATGTCCTCCAAAA TGGCTttgatggctgcttttcctcACGACACCAGAATTGACATGGAAGACAGGAGGCCTCTGCTTGAAGCTCAG GAGAAGGAGACAGTTGATTGGTGGAGTAAATTCTACGCTTCCATTGGAGATCATGAGAAGTGCCGTCCTTACCTTCAGAAAGGATATGACACTTTGAAG GTGTATGATAAGGAACTGGAGAATGTTCCTGAGTTCAAACAACTCACCGATTTCTGCAACACCTTCAAACTGCAGAGAGGCAAGAatgaagatgaggaggatgatCCATCTGTCGTTGGAGAATTCAAG GGCTCTTTTAAGGTGTACCCTCTATCAGACGACCCGGGTGTGGCTCCTCCTCCTCGCCAGTTCCGTGAGCTGCCTGAAAGCGTGCCTCAGGAGTGCCTGGTCAGGATCTATGTGGTCAGAGGCATCGACCTGCAGCCCAAGGACAACAACGGTCAG TGTGATCCCTATATAAAGATTTCCCTGGGAAAGAAGTCAATTGAGGACCGAGATAACTACTTACCAAATACCACCAACCCTGTTTTTGGAAG AATGTTTGAGATGTCATGTTTTCTGCCTCAAGACAAAGACCTGAAGATCTCAGTGTATGACTATGATCTGCTGACACGCGATGAGAAAGTGGGAGAGACAGTGATTGACCTGGAGAACCGCTTCCTGTCACGTTTTGGCTCCTACTGTGGCCTGCCTCAGACATACTGCAT CTCTGGAATCAACCAATGGCGTGACCATCTGAAGCCCTCTCAGATCCTTCAGAACCTGGCCCGCCTCAAAGGCGTCCCTCCACCCAGGTTAGAAGATGATGGCAAAGCACTGTCATTCAATGGGACTCAGTACACCCTGGCTCAATTTG AGGCCAACAAAGAGATCCACCAGCACTTGGGTCCTGCCGACGAACGGATCTCTCTGCACGTGCTCAGAACACATGGACTGGTGCCTGAGCATGTGGAGACAAGGACACTGTTCAGCAGCTTCCAGCCCCAACTTTCTCAG GGATGCCTTCAAATGTGGGTGGATGTTTTCCCCAAAAACATGGGCCTTCCCGGACCTCCCTTCGACATTGTGCCACGCAAGGCCAAGAA GTATTTCCTGCGAGCTGTTGTTTGGAACACCTCTGATGTCATTCTGGACGAAACTAGTATTACTGGGGAGCGCATGAGTGATATCTACGTCAAAGG CTGGATGCCAGGTATGGAGGAGGACAAGCAGAAGACCGACGTCCACTACAGGTCTCTGGACGGGGACGGCAACTTCAACTGGAGGTTCGTCTTTGGCTTTGAATACCTGCCCGCTGAACAGCTGTGTCTGGTCTCCAAGAAG GAGCACTTCTGGAGTCTAGACAAAACAGAGTTCAGGATACCCCCCAAGTTGATTGTTCAAATTTGGGATAATGACAAGTTCTCATTGGATGATTACCTGG GCACGGTAGAGCTGGATCTCCGTAAACTTACCCCTCCGGCCAAGGTTTCAAAGACGTGCAATCTGAGTATGATGGAGGAGGTGATGGACGCACGGCCACCCAAATCCGACCTGGCCAATTCGCTGTTCGCTCAGAAGTCTGTCAGAGGCTGGTGGCCATGTGTCACTGAACAGGATGGGAAGAAAGTCCTTGGT GGGAAGGTTGAGATGACTCTGGAAATCGTGTCTGAGAAGGAAGTGGACGAAAAGCCTGCTGGGAAGGGCAGGGATGAACCCAACATGAACCCAAAGCTTGACTTCCCTAA GCGTCCGGACACGTCCTTCTTCTGGTTCACGAACCCCTGTAAGACCATGAAGTTCATTGTGTGGCGCAGATTCAAGTGGCTTTTCATTGGACTGATCCTACTGATTCTAGTGCTGCTCTTCGTCGGAATCCTGTTGTACTCTTTACCG AACTACATTTCAATGAAAATTGTGAAGCCATTCAAATGA